In Embleya scabrispora, the DNA window TCGCCGAGATCGTCGGCCCGCTCGGTCAGCGACTCGGCCGCCGCCAGGCTCCGCTCCGCGGACAGCCGCCCCGCGCTCGTGGCGTGCACCCGGTTGAGCACCAGACCGGCCAACGGCATGCGCTCGGTGCCGAGCCGGTCGACGAAGTACGCGGCTTCACGCAGCGCGTCCTTCTCCGGCGCGGCGACCACCAGGAACGAGGTGCCCCGCGCCTGGAGCAGCCGGTACGTCGCGTCGGCCCGCTTGCGGAAACCGCCGAAGGTGGTGTCGAGCGCCGCCACGAAGGTCTGGATGTCGGTCAGCAGGTGGGTGCCGACCACCTTGCTCAGCGCGCCGGTCATCATGCCCATGCCCGCCGACAGGAACTTCAGCGCGCCGCGTCCGCCGACCTTGGCGGGGGCGGACAGTATCCGGATCAGCCGGCCGTCCAGGAACGAGCCCAGCCGCTGGGGGGCGTCCAGGAAGTCGAGGGCGGAGCGACTCGGCGGGGTGTCCACCACGATCAGGTCCCACTCGCCGGTCGCGTGCAACTGGCCCAGCTTCTCCATCGCCATGTATTCCTGCGTGCCGGCGAAGCTGGAGGACAACGACTGGTAGAAGGGGTTGTCGAGGATCTGCCGCGCGCGCTCGGGGTCGGCGTGTTGTTCGACGATCTCGTCGAACGTGCGCTTCATGTCGAGCATCATCGCGTGCAGGCTGCCGCCCTTGGTCTCGTCGACGTCGACGACCCGGCGGGGCGTGTTGTCCAACTCGGTCAGCCCCATCGACTGGGCGAGTCGGCGCGCCGGGTCGATGGTCAGCACCACGACGTCGCGACCACGTTCGGCCGCGCGCAGCCCGAGCGCCGCGGCCGTGGTGGTCTTGCCCACGCCGCCCGAGCCGCAGCACACCAGGATGCGGGTGCCCGGGTCGTCGAGCAGCGCGTCGATCTCCAGCCTGTTCATGCCATCCCCTGCTCGCGCAGCGCTTCGGCGAGGCGGTACAGACCGCCCAGATCCATTCCGTCGGCCAGCAGCGGCAGTTCGTAGACCGGCAGATCCAGGCCGCGGACCAGGGCCCGGCCGGTGCTCTCCAACTCGATCCGGCTCGCGTGCTCGTCGGCCTCGCCGAGCAGCGAGGCGACCAGCGGCCGGGTGGGCTTGATCCCGCCGGCGAGCAGCCCGGCCTCGAGCAGTTCGGGCGTCAGCCGCCGGCCGGTGTCGCTCTCGTCCTCGGCCTGGAGCGGCGGGCGGGCCATGTTGATCACCACCCCGCCGGTGGGCAGGCCCGACGCGCGCAGTTCGGCGACACCGTCCACGGTCTCCTGGACCGGCATCTCCTCGAGCAGGGTCACCAGGTGCACCGCGGTCTGCGCCGAGCGGATCACCCCCATCACCGCCTCGGCCTGGGTGTGGATCGGGCCGAACCGGGCCAGCCCGGCCACCTCGGTGTTGACGTTGAGGAACCGCGCGATGCGCCCGGTCGGCGGCGCGTCCATCACCACCGCGTCGTAGGCGAACGCCCCCTGCACCCGCCGCCGGGCCGACTCGCACGCCTTCCCGGTCAGCAGCACGTCGCGCAGACCGGGCGCGATGGTGGTGGCGAAGTCGATCGCGCCCAGCTTCTTCAGGCCCTTACCGGCCCGACCCAGGTGGTAGAACATGTCGAGGTATTCGAGCAACGCCTCCTCCGGGTCGATGGCGAGCGCGTACACCTCGCCACCCCCCGGGGCGACCGCGATCCGGCGGTCCTCGTAGGGCAGATGCGGACAGTCGAAGAGCTGCGCGATGCCCTGCCGACCCTCGACCTCCACCAGCAGCGTGCGCCGCCCGCCGGTGGCCAGTGCCAGGGCGAGGGCGGCGGCCACGGTGGTCTTGCCGGTCCCGCCCTTGCCGCTGACCACGTGCAGGCGCACGCCCTCCCAATCGGCGTCGCCGTCGGTCGTGCGTGCGCCCGCCGGCCACGTCGTCACGGCAGCCGCCCGGCGGGACGGGACGGCGCGCTCGGCTCGGGGCGGCGGCATGCCCGGATCCCTGCCCTCGAAGGCTTGCGCCATTCGGCCGCACGCGTGCAACCGCCGGACCCGTGTGACCTCGCACCCAAACTCACGAGTCGAGCCTAACCACCCGCTCCCCGCCCGGTCGGAGGTGATCCCCCCGGGGTGACCCGCGTCACGTCACCGTCGACCGAACGGCGTAGCGCGCGTCCTTGTACGCCCCCGTCTCCAGGATGTCTCCGAGCACCCGCGCGGCCTCGACCACGTCGGCGTGTCCGATGTAGAGCGGGTTGAAGCCGAAGCGCAGCACGTCCGGCGGTCGCACGTCGCCGATCACCCCCCGGTCGATCAGCGCCGCCATCACCGCGTGCGCCTCGGGGTGGCGCACCGCGACCTGGCTACCGCGCCGGGCGTGCTCGGTCGGGGTCAGCGTCTCCAGGCCCAAGTCGTCCACGCAGGCGATGAACAGGTCGGTCAGCGCCAGGCCCTTGGCCCGCACCTCGGCCATGGACACCCCGTCGTAGGCGTCGAGCGCGGCCTCCAGGGCGAGCATGGACAACAGCGGTGGCGTGCCGATCCGGGCCCGCTCGATGCCGGGCGCCGGGGCGTAGCCGGCCTCCATGCCGAACGGGTTCGCGTGCCCGTGCCAGCCGGTCAGCGCGGGCTCGAACGCGGCGATGTGCCGCTCGGCGACGTAGACGAACGCCGGCGCGCCGGGTCCACCGGACAGGTACTTGTAGCCGCACCCCACCGCGAGGTCCACCTCGTGCGCGTCCAGGTCGATCGGGAACGCGCCCGCGGAGTGGCACAGGTCCCACAGGGCCAACGCGCCGGCGGCGTGCGCGGCGGCGGTCAGGCCGGGCAGGTCGCGCAATTCACCGCTGCGGTAGTCGACGTGGTTGTACGCGATCACCGCGATCGTGTCGCCGTCCGCGCGCAACACCTCGGCCGCCTCACCGACCGGCACCCGGCGCACCTCGGCACCGAGCAGGCCGGCGATCGAGTCGGCCAGGTAGAGGTCGGTCGGGAAGCTGTCCGGGTCGGCCAGCACCACGCGGCGCCCCGGGCGCAGCCGCAGCGCGCCCGCGATCGCGTTGAAGATCTGTATCGACGTCGAGTCGCCGCAGACCACCCGGCCGGGCGCGGCGCCGATCAGCGCGCCGATCCGGTCGCCGATCCGCGCGGGCGCGCCCCACCAGTCGTTGGCGTTCCAGGAACGGATCAGGTCCGTGCCCCACTGCCGGTGCACCGCGTCTCGCAGCGCCTCGGGCACGCCGGCGGGCAGTGCGCCGAGCGAGTTGCCGTCGAGGTAGATCACGCCCTCCGGCAGCAGGAACCGCTCGCGCACGTGCGCCAGCGGATCGGCGGCGTCGAGGCCGGCCGCGGTGGTGCTCCGCCCGGCCGCGAGGCCGGAGGTCGAGCGTTGGTCCGACGAATCGTCGGCGACCGCGTTCAACAAGGAATCCGACATGCTCCACCAGTCTTTCGATGAATCAGGACTTCGATGGTTCGACCAAGGTGCGCATGGTCCACAACTCGGGAAAAACACGCACGCGTACGGTCTGTTCCAACCAAGAAGCGCCGGTCGAACCGCCCGTTCCCGGTCGATTCCCCAGCGCTCGCAGTGTGGCGGCCAGGTGTCGCTCGCGCCAGCGGGTCCAGCGCTCGGAGATGTCGGTCAACACCTCGCCGAGGGCGACCAGATCGTGCACCCCGTCGGTGTAGGCGTCCGCCCACGCGCGTTCCACGTCCTCCGTCGGCGCGTAGGGCCGGCTCGGGTCGGGCCGCCCGCTCGCGGCCTTGCGCAGGCCACGGCGGGCGAGCAGGTCGAGCGCGTGGTCGTACAGGCTCGGCGCCCGCAACGCCCGATCCAGCTCCGCGTGCACGTCCGGGGCGCCCACGTAGCCCCGCAGCACTCCCGCGCGCTTGATCCCGAGCAGGAACTCCAGGTGCCGGTACAGGTACGACTGGAAGCCGGACGCCTCGCCCAGCTCCTCGCGGAACGCGCCGAACTCGCCGGGGGTGAGCGTGGCGAGCAGGTCCCACGTGGACACCAGCACGTCCAACTCGCGCACGCTGCGCCGCAGCGTGTCGGTCGCGCCCGCCACGTCGTCGGCGTCGAGCCGCTCGCCCGCGATCGTCCACTCGTGCCGCAGCAGTGCGAACAAAAGTTCCATCACCTGGGACGCGATCAGGAACGACATCTCGGCGGGCACGTCGGTGCGGGTGCGCTGGAGGGACAGCAGGCTCTCGAGCCGCACGTAGTCCGCGTAGGGGATCGCGTCGGGTCGCCGCGCGTCCGGCGGGTGGACGCCGTGCGCCGGTTCGCTCCGGGGCGTCGGTGCGCCGACCGCCATACGTCCACCTCTCACGCCGGGCCCGCCGGGGGCCGGTCGGGGAGTGCCCACATGCAATCGTGCGACGGCTCGGTTGGGAATGGGTGTCGAACCTCGGAACGGCGGATTCGGTTTACGCTCGCAACGTGTCGGACGGCATACCCTCACGATCGTGAACGGAGGGCGAACATGGACGCGATCGACCGCAGACTGCTCGCCGAACTGCAACGCGACGCCCGGACCTCGCTCAACGAACTGTCCCGGCGGATCAACCTCTCCGCGCCGGCGGTGGCCACCCGGGTGCGCCGGCTCGAACACAGCGGCGTGATCACCGGCTATCACGCGCACGTGGACCCGGCCGCGGCCGGCCGCGGCGTGGTCGCCCTGGTCCGGATGAACTGCTACGGCCCGGGCTGTCTGCTGCGCCGCGACGCGGACACGGTGCGCGAATGGCCCGAGGTGCTCCAGGTGCACCGGGTCACCGGCGACGCGTGTTGCCTGCTGATGGTCGCGGTCGCCACCATGGCCGACTTCCAGGTGCTCATCGACCGGCTCGCCGAGCACGGCAAACCCTCCAGCACGATGGTGTTGTCCTCGCCGGTGGCGTGGCGCCCCGTCGAACCGCCGGAGGTGTCGGTCTAAAGTCTGGACCCATGACGAAGTGGGAATACGTGACCGTCCCCCTGCTGGTGCACGCGACCAAGCAGATTCTGGACAACTGGGGCGACGACGGCTGGGAACTCGTCCAGGTGGTGCCGGGTCCGAACCCGGAGAGCCTGGTGGCCTACATGAAGCGGGCGAAGCAGGTGGCGGCGTGAGCGAGGTACACCCCGAACAGCGCATCATCGACCTGGGCCTGACGCTGCCCGGCGTGGTGCCCCCGGTCGCGGCCTACGTGCCCGCGATCCGCACCGGCAACTACATCCACACCTCCGGCCAGTTGCCGATGATCGAGGGCAAGCTGCCGGCGACCGGCAAGGTCGGCGCCGAGGTCACCGCCGAGGAGGCGAAGGAGCTCGCGCGGCAGTGCGCGCTCAACGCGCTCGCGGCGGTCAAGGCCGAACTCGGCGACCTCGCGCTGGTACGCCGGGTGGTCAAGGTGGTCGGCTTCGTGGCCAGCGCCCCCGACTTCACCGGGCAGCCCGGCGTGATCAACGGCGCCAGCGAACTGCTCGGCGAGGTCTTCGGCGAGGCGGGTCGGCACGCGCGCAGCGCGGTCGGCGTGGCGGTGCTGCCGCTCGACGCCCCGGTCGAGGTGGAGATCCTCGTCGAGGTGGTCTGACCCGAACGGCGCACGCCCATGCCGAGAGGCGCGCGGAGCGGACCCGCACCCGAAAGGGGCGGGTCCGCTCGGTTTCAGGGGGTCAGGGATGGAACTTGACTCGGTCAGGCGTACGATCCGGCGCATGGCCGAAACGGGGAGCACGCAAGCCGGAAACGCCCAGGCGGGCATGCCCGCGTCCTGGGTCGAGCGGGCCCGCGCGATTATCGCCGGCGAGGCCGAACCGGTGCCCCCGCGCCGCGCGGCGACCGTGGTGCTGCTGCGCGAGCGCCCCCGAGGGGCCGAGGCCTATCTGCTGCGCCGGCACACCACGATGAAGTTCGCGGCCGGGATGTACGCCTTCCCCGGCGGCGGGGTCGACCCCCGTGACGCGGACTCCTCGCCCGCCTGGGCCGGACCCGAACCCGCCGAGTGGGCCGAACGGCTGGGCACCACGGTCGCCGAGGCCCGCGCGATCGTCTGCGCGGCGGTCCGGGAGACCTTCGAGGAATCCGGCGTGCTGCTCGCCGGGCCCGACCCCGGCACCGTGGTCTCGGACACCACCGGCGCCGACTGGGAGGCCGACCGCGCCGCGCTGGTGGCCCGCGAGCGCACCTTCACCGAGTTCCTGGCCGGCCGCGACCTGGTGCTGCGCTCCGACCTGCTCGGCGCGTGGGCGCGCTGGATCACCCCCGAATTCGAGGATCGGCGCTACGACACGTGGTTCTTCGTCGCGGCGCTGCCCGCCGGACAACGCACCCGCGACGTCTCGGGCGAGGCGGACCGGGTCACCTGGGCCCGCCCCGCCGACGCGCTGGCCCAACATCGTGCGCAGGAGATGGCGATGTTGCCCCCCACCATCGACACGCTGCGCCACCTGGCCGAACTCGCCGACCCCGCCGCGGCGCTGGCCGCCGCCGCGGACCGCGAGATCAGCCCGATCATGGCGCGGGGACGTTTCGACGGGGACCGCCTCGTGCTCGAATGGCCCGGCATCGCGGACCCGTTCGGTCTGCGCTGAGCCGCGTCGGCGCCCCGGGGGCCGATTCGCAACGATCCACCGTTCGGTCCCGGGCACCCGAGGTACAGGATGGCGACCATGAACGCACAGCCCCTGCCGGGCAACCCCCGCGCCGGCATCGGCGGACCCGCGAGCGCGCGGGTGACCTGTCTGCTGGCGCCCAACCCGAGTGCGATGTCGCTCGACGGCACCAACACCTGGATCGTGGCCGAGCCCGGCGCGGACACCGCCGTGGTGATCGATCCGGGCCCCGACGACGAGGGCCATCTGCGCGCGATCGTCGCCGCGGTCGAGGCCGAGGGCCGCCGGGTGGGCCGGATCCTGCTCACCCACGGCCACCCCGACCACTCGGCGGGCGTGGCGGGCCTGAAGGCGCTCACCAACGCGGTGGTGCACTCGGTCGACCCGCAGTGGCGCTACGGCGGCGAGGGCCTGACCGACGGCCAGGTGATCGACGACGGCGGGCTCGACCTGCGCGTGCTGGTCACACCCGGCCATTCGGGTGACTCGGTGTGCTTCGTGGTGGCCCAGGACCGGTTCGTGATCACCGGCGACACCGTGCTCGGCCGCGGCACCACGGTGGTCGCGCATCCCGACGGCCGCCTGGGCGACTACCTGGACTCGCTGCGCCGGCTGCGCGCGCTGGCCGAATCCGGCGAGATCACCGCCGTACTGCCCGCGCACGGCCCGATCCTGGACGACGCGGCCGGCGTGCTCGACTTCTACCTGGCGCACCGGGCGGCCCGGCTGGCCCAGGTCGAGGCCGCGGTCGCCGCGGGCGACACCACCGCGGAGGAGGTCGTCCGGCGGGTCTACGCCGACGTGGACCGGGACGTGTGGTGGGCCGCCGAGATGTCGGTCCGCGCCCAATTGGAGTACCTGGCCGAGCGCGCCGACGCCTGAGCGCGCCGCCGCCCGAACACGACCGTGGGCCCGCCGACGGCGGGCCCACGGTCGATGTGTCGAAGTGCTACCGCGAGCGGCGCGACAACCGCTCGACGTCCATCAGGACCACCGCACGCGCCTCCAGCCGCAGCCAACCCCGGCTCGCGAAGTCGGCCAGCGCCTTGTTGACCGTCTCCCGCGAGGCGCCGACCAGCTGGGCCAGCTCCTCCTGGGTGAGGTCGTGCGCCACGTGGATGCCCTCGTCGGCCGGCACGCCGAACCGGCGGGACAGGTCGAGCAGCGCCTTGGCCACCCGGCCGGGCACGTCGGAGAAGACCAGGTCGCCCAGGCTCTCGTTGGTCCGCCGGAGCCGACGGGCTATCGCCCGCAGCAGCGCCGCGGCGACCTTGGGCCGACCGGTCAGCCACGGCTGCAGGTCGGAGTGGCCCAGGCCGAGCAGCCGCACGTCGGTCAGCGCGGTCGCGGTCGCGGTACGCGGTCCGGGATCGAACAGCGACAACTCGCCGAACATCTCGCCCGGGCCGAGCACCGCGAGCATGTTCTCCCGGCCGTCGTTGGAGCTGCGGTGCAGCTTGATCTTGCCCTCGATCACCACGTAAAGCCGGTCGCCCGGGTCACCTTCGTGGAAGAG includes these proteins:
- a CDS encoding ArsA-related P-loop ATPase codes for the protein MPPPRAERAVPSRRAAAVTTWPAGARTTDGDADWEGVRLHVVSGKGGTGKTTVAAALALALATGGRRTLLVEVEGRQGIAQLFDCPHLPYEDRRIAVAPGGGEVYALAIDPEEALLEYLDMFYHLGRAGKGLKKLGAIDFATTIAPGLRDVLLTGKACESARRRVQGAFAYDAVVMDAPPTGRIARFLNVNTEVAGLARFGPIHTQAEAVMGVIRSAQTAVHLVTLLEEMPVQETVDGVAELRASGLPTGGVVINMARPPLQAEDESDTGRRLTPELLEAGLLAGGIKPTRPLVASLLGEADEHASRIELESTGRALVRGLDLPVYELPLLADGMDLGGLYRLAEALREQGMA
- the kynU gene encoding kynureninase, which gives rise to MSDSLLNAVADDSSDQRSTSGLAAGRSTTAAGLDAADPLAHVRERFLLPEGVIYLDGNSLGALPAGVPEALRDAVHRQWGTDLIRSWNANDWWGAPARIGDRIGALIGAAPGRVVCGDSTSIQIFNAIAGALRLRPGRRVVLADPDSFPTDLYLADSIAGLLGAEVRRVPVGEAAEVLRADGDTIAVIAYNHVDYRSGELRDLPGLTAAAHAAGALALWDLCHSAGAFPIDLDAHEVDLAVGCGYKYLSGGPGAPAFVYVAERHIAAFEPALTGWHGHANPFGMEAGYAPAPGIERARIGTPPLLSMLALEAALDAYDGVSMAEVRAKGLALTDLFIACVDDLGLETLTPTEHARRGSQVAVRHPEAHAVMAALIDRGVIGDVRPPDVLRFGFNPLYIGHADVVEAARVLGDILETGAYKDARYAVRSTVT
- a CDS encoding DUF4177 domain-containing protein, with protein sequence MTKWEYVTVPLLVHATKQILDNWGDDGWELVQVVPGPNPESLVAYMKRAKQVAA
- a CDS encoding Lrp/AsnC family transcriptional regulator, which produces MDAIDRRLLAELQRDARTSLNELSRRINLSAPAVATRVRRLEHSGVITGYHAHVDPAAAGRGVVALVRMNCYGPGCLLRRDADTVREWPEVLQVHRVTGDACCLLMVAVATMADFQVLIDRLAEHGKPSSTMVLSSPVAWRPVEPPEVSV
- a CDS encoding Crp/Fnr family transcriptional regulator translates to MDDVLQRAPLFAALEDEDAAELRASMTEVGLERGDSLFHEGDPGDRLYVVIEGKIKLHRSSNDGRENMLAVLGPGEMFGELSLFDPGPRTATATALTDVRLLGLGHSDLQPWLTGRPKVAAALLRAIARRLRRTNESLGDLVFSDVPGRVAKALLDLSRRFGVPADEGIHVAHDLTQEELAQLVGASRETVNKALADFASRGWLRLEARAVVLMDVERLSRRSR
- a CDS encoding ArsA family ATPase; translated protein: MNRLEIDALLDDPGTRILVCCGSGGVGKTTTAAALGLRAAERGRDVVVLTIDPARRLAQSMGLTELDNTPRRVVDVDETKGGSLHAMMLDMKRTFDEIVEQHADPERARQILDNPFYQSLSSSFAGTQEYMAMEKLGQLHATGEWDLIVVDTPPSRSALDFLDAPQRLGSFLDGRLIRILSAPAKVGGRGALKFLSAGMGMMTGALSKVVGTHLLTDIQTFVAALDTTFGGFRKRADATYRLLQARGTSFLVVAAPEKDALREAAYFVDRLGTERMPLAGLVLNRVHATSAGRLSAERSLAAAESLTERADDLGDPGSGESADDAPQPADLRLVAGLLTLHAERLRVIDREERMRTRFTSIHPEVRVTEVPALPGDVHDLAGLRVIGESLGSG
- a CDS encoding tryptophan 2,3-dioxygenase; its protein translation is MAVGAPTPRSEPAHGVHPPDARRPDAIPYADYVRLESLLSLQRTRTDVPAEMSFLIASQVMELLFALLRHEWTIAGERLDADDVAGATDTLRRSVRELDVLVSTWDLLATLTPGEFGAFREELGEASGFQSYLYRHLEFLLGIKRAGVLRGYVGAPDVHAELDRALRAPSLYDHALDLLARRGLRKAASGRPDPSRPYAPTEDVERAWADAYTDGVHDLVALGEVLTDISERWTRWRERHLAATLRALGNRPGTGGSTGASWLEQTVRVRVFPELWTMRTLVEPSKS
- a CDS encoding NUDIX hydrolase, translating into MAETGSTQAGNAQAGMPASWVERARAIIAGEAEPVPPRRAATVVLLRERPRGAEAYLLRRHTTMKFAAGMYAFPGGGVDPRDADSSPAWAGPEPAEWAERLGTTVAEARAIVCAAVRETFEESGVLLAGPDPGTVVSDTTGADWEADRAALVARERTFTEFLAGRDLVLRSDLLGAWARWITPEFEDRRYDTWFFVAALPAGQRTRDVSGEADRVTWARPADALAQHRAQEMAMLPPTIDTLRHLAELADPAAALAAAADREISPIMARGRFDGDRLVLEWPGIADPFGLR
- a CDS encoding MBL fold metallo-hydrolase; translated protein: MNAQPLPGNPRAGIGGPASARVTCLLAPNPSAMSLDGTNTWIVAEPGADTAVVIDPGPDDEGHLRAIVAAVEAEGRRVGRILLTHGHPDHSAGVAGLKALTNAVVHSVDPQWRYGGEGLTDGQVIDDGGLDLRVLVTPGHSGDSVCFVVAQDRFVITGDTVLGRGTTVVAHPDGRLGDYLDSLRRLRALAESGEITAVLPAHGPILDDAAGVLDFYLAHRAARLAQVEAAVAAGDTTAEEVVRRVYADVDRDVWWAAEMSVRAQLEYLAERADA
- a CDS encoding RidA family protein → MSEVHPEQRIIDLGLTLPGVVPPVAAYVPAIRTGNYIHTSGQLPMIEGKLPATGKVGAEVTAEEAKELARQCALNALAAVKAELGDLALVRRVVKVVGFVASAPDFTGQPGVINGASELLGEVFGEAGRHARSAVGVAVLPLDAPVEVEILVEVV